One genomic region from Armatimonadota bacterium encodes:
- the tsf gene encoding translation elongation factor Ts: protein MSEKDREVPVEAIRELRARTGAGVLDCRRALVEAAGDLERAIEILRARGLAAAARRAGRTAAQGVVDAYIHGNGVLGVLIEVNCETDFVARTEEFRRLVRDLAMQVAATDPKYISRDQIPPEELEREREIARSQLQEAMAGKPPQALERAVEGKVEKWIEGVVLLEQPFIRDEKRKVSDVIAEVVAKTGENIVVRRFCRFRVGEGL, encoded by the coding sequence GTGAGCGAGAAGGACCGGGAAGTACCCGTGGAGGCCATCCGGGAGCTTCGGGCCCGTACGGGGGCCGGCGTGCTGGACTGCCGCAGGGCGCTCGTGGAAGCGGCGGGGGACCTGGAACGGGCCATCGAGATCCTGCGGGCCCGGGGACTTGCGGCCGCCGCCAGGCGGGCAGGACGTACCGCGGCTCAGGGCGTGGTGGATGCCTACATCCACGGGAACGGTGTGTTGGGAGTGCTCATCGAGGTGAACTGCGAGACGGACTTCGTGGCGCGTACGGAGGAGTTCCGGCGCTTGGTGCGGGACCTGGCCATGCAGGTGGCAGCCACGGACCCGAAGTACATCTCCCGGGACCAGATTCCTCCCGAGGAGCTGGAGCGGGAGCGTGAGATCGCCCGCAGCCAGCTCCAGGAGGCCATGGCGGGGAAACCCCCTCAGGCCCTGGAGCGGGCGGTGGAAGGGAAGGTGGAGAAGTGGATCGAGGGCGTGGTGCTCCTGGAGCAGCCCTTCATCCGGGATGAAAAGCGAAAGGTCTCGGACGTGATCGCGGAGGTGGTGGCGAAGACCGGGGAGAACATCGTGGTGCGGCGCTTCTGCCGGTTCCGGGTGGGGGAGGGTTTGTAG
- a CDS encoding phosphatidate cytidylyltransferase, with the protein MLGRRLLTALTGIPIIVVGVWLGGEVLLVLVAALIVLGLWEFYTLADLAGYAPSRMVGVLAGVALAVLAYLGERRGVLAVLAGVVLYVLSTQLSPNRGRALANAAGTVLGVLYVGYFATHLLLLRQLRHGMAFTFLVFGTVWATETAAYFVGRWLGRRKLLPRVSPNKTVEGATAGVACGVLGALAVGAGFGIPLGVAAVAGALCSTAAVAGDLWESALKREAQVKDSGTILPGHGGFLDRFDGVLFAAVVGYYVFATWTGAL; encoded by the coding sequence ATGCTAGGCCGAAGGCTCCTTACCGCTCTCACCGGCATTCCCATCATCGTGGTGGGGGTTTGGCTCGGGGGGGAGGTCCTGTTGGTCCTGGTGGCAGCCCTCATCGTGTTGGGGCTGTGGGAGTTCTACACTCTCGCGGACCTCGCGGGGTATGCGCCGAGCCGGATGGTAGGAGTCCTGGCGGGGGTGGCGCTCGCGGTTCTCGCATATCTGGGGGAGCGGCGGGGGGTCCTTGCGGTTCTCGCGGGAGTGGTGCTGTACGTCCTCTCCACGCAGCTCAGTCCGAACCGTGGCCGGGCTTTGGCCAACGCCGCGGGTACGGTCCTTGGGGTCCTGTACGTGGGCTATTTCGCCACCCACCTGCTGCTGCTCCGGCAGCTCCGACACGGGATGGCCTTCACCTTCCTCGTATTCGGGACCGTGTGGGCCACGGAGACGGCCGCCTACTTCGTGGGCCGGTGGCTGGGCCGGCGCAAGCTCCTCCCGCGGGTGAGCCCGAACAAGACCGTGGAGGGAGCGACCGCAGGCGTGGCGTGCGGGGTGCTGGGAGCACTGGCGGTGGGTGCGGGATTTGGGATCCCGCTCGGCGTGGCCGCGGTGGCCGGAGCCCTCTGCAGCACCGCGGCTGTGGCGGGAGACCTGTGGGAATCCGCCTTGAAACGGGAGGCCCAGGTGAAGGACTCGGGCACCATCCTTCCGGGGCACGGGGGATTCCTGGATCGGTTTGATGGCGTGCTCTTTGCGGCCGTGGTGGGCTACTACGTCTTCGCCACCTGGACGGGGGCCCTGTGA
- a CDS encoding MgtC/SapB family protein, producing the protein MIETLEVILRLGLAVLLGGVVGLEREALEKPAGFRTHILVALGATLFTLISGYGFRGSGADPTRIAANVVVGIGFLGAGTIWRHGVGVGGLTTAASLWTVAAIGMAVGTGLYLPAALGTLAVVAILHLFPRIDARLLRRGNTGVLHLAVQDRPGRLAELFGLLMRHRATVLGAEVAQGTDGLVHLTFTVRTPPEVDRAQLLAALLEADGVRQARWGASSGEFR; encoded by the coding sequence GTGATCGAGACCCTGGAGGTCATCCTACGCCTCGGACTCGCGGTCCTGCTGGGCGGCGTCGTGGGCCTGGAGCGGGAGGCCCTGGAGAAACCCGCGGGCTTTCGCACCCACATCCTGGTCGCTCTGGGAGCCACCCTGTTCACCCTCATCAGCGGCTACGGGTTCCGAGGAAGCGGGGCGGATCCCACCCGCATCGCGGCAAACGTGGTGGTGGGCATCGGCTTTTTGGGCGCCGGAACCATCTGGCGCCACGGCGTAGGGGTTGGAGGGCTCACGACCGCGGCAAGCCTATGGACCGTGGCCGCCATCGGGATGGCGGTGGGGACCGGGTTGTACCTTCCCGCGGCCCTCGGCACCCTGGCGGTGGTGGCCATCCTCCATCTCTTCCCGCGGATTGATGCCCGCCTGCTGCGCCGGGGGAACACCGGGGTGCTCCACCTGGCCGTGCAGGACCGGCCCGGCCGGTTGGCGGAGCTGTTCGGCCTTCTCATGCGGCACCGGGCAACGGTCCTCGGTGCCGAGGTGGCTCAAGGCACGGACGGCCTCGTGCACCTGACCTTCACCGTTCGGACCCCTCCGGAGGTGGATCGGGCTCAACTGCTGGCCGCCCTCCTCGAGGCGGACGGCGTCCGTCAGGCCCGCTGGGGGGCCTCCTCGGGGGAGTTCCGGTGA
- a CDS encoding rhomboid family intramembrane serine protease — MIPLRDSLPSRRTPITMLTLLVTNILVFLYTAGLESPWEIQAFFETYGLVPARILGPDPPYYTLFTSMFLHGGWLHLAGNMLYLWIFGNNVEDATGHVGFLAFYVLCGLAAAFAQILIQPTSRVPMVGASGAIAGVLGGYLVLYPRARILALVPLGFFLHLTEVPAILFLPMWFLLQLVYGIASLGVRSEFGGGVAFWAHIGGFVAGLVCIRVFARRTRRRW; from the coding sequence GTGATTCCGCTCCGCGATAGCCTCCCCAGTCGACGGACCCCGATCACGATGCTCACCCTGCTCGTGACGAACATCCTGGTGTTCCTGTACACCGCGGGCCTGGAAAGTCCGTGGGAGATCCAGGCCTTCTTCGAGACGTACGGTCTCGTGCCCGCGAGGATCCTGGGCCCGGACCCCCCCTACTACACGCTCTTCACCTCCATGTTCCTCCACGGAGGATGGCTGCACCTGGCGGGGAACATGCTGTACCTCTGGATCTTCGGGAACAACGTGGAGGATGCCACGGGCCATGTGGGGTTCCTGGCGTTCTATGTGCTGTGTGGGCTTGCGGCCGCCTTCGCCCAGATCCTCATCCAGCCCACCTCCCGGGTGCCCATGGTGGGCGCGAGCGGGGCCATCGCGGGGGTGCTGGGCGGGTATCTCGTGCTCTATCCTCGGGCACGGATCCTGGCGCTGGTCCCCTTGGGGTTCTTCCTGCACCTGACGGAGGTCCCCGCCATCCTCTTCCTTCCCATGTGGTTCCTCCTGCAGCTGGTGTACGGGATCGCGTCCCTGGGCGTGCGGAGCGAGTTCGGCGGGGGCGTGGCCTTCTGGGCGCACATCGGCGGGTTCGTGGCGGGCTTGGTGTGCATCCGAGTGTTCGCCCGCCGCACCCGCAGACGGTGGTGA
- the rseP gene encoding RIP metalloprotease RseP, with product MPILLAVFAFGLMILAHELGHFLVARWVGVTVQGFAIGFGPSLVRFRRGETTYRINLFPFGGYVRLAGEDFEEEAGSGSFRSKRVGQRMLVVAAGPLMNFLLALLLLGSVVTVWGLPVGVTNEIAEIRPGWPAEQAGLRVRDRIVAINGEEIRSGEQMVQTIHRSPGRPLRIRVDREGRVFEVTVTPKLEPRLRVGAIGITPGVLRQRQAPFSALVWATAQTARFARDIVVGVVHLLATGSFLEGLAGPVGAVRLLGDAARTGFDSYLFMTAFLSVMVGFFNLLPVPALDGGRLAFLLVEAVRRRAVDPRREGYVHLVGFALLLLLILVLTYRDILRWAGGTGF from the coding sequence ATGCCGATCCTGCTCGCGGTGTTCGCATTCGGGCTTATGATCCTGGCCCATGAGCTGGGGCACTTCCTCGTGGCCCGATGGGTAGGGGTGACGGTGCAGGGGTTCGCCATCGGGTTCGGCCCTTCCCTGGTTCGGTTCCGCCGGGGGGAGACCACCTACCGGATCAACCTCTTCCCCTTTGGGGGCTACGTGCGGTTGGCGGGCGAGGACTTCGAGGAGGAGGCGGGATCGGGCTCCTTCCGCTCGAAACGGGTGGGGCAGCGGATGCTGGTGGTCGCGGCTGGGCCCTTGATGAACTTCCTGCTGGCCTTGCTCCTGCTGGGGTCGGTGGTCACCGTGTGGGGGCTGCCCGTGGGGGTGACGAACGAGATCGCGGAGATCCGACCCGGATGGCCCGCGGAGCAGGCGGGGCTGCGGGTGAGAGATCGGATCGTGGCCATCAACGGGGAGGAGATCCGGAGTGGGGAGCAGATGGTCCAGACCATCCACCGAAGCCCGGGGCGCCCCCTGCGGATCCGGGTGGATCGGGAGGGGCGGGTGTTTGAGGTGACCGTCACGCCGAAGCTCGAGCCCCGGCTGCGGGTGGGCGCCATCGGCATCACGCCCGGAGTCCTCCGGCAGCGCCAGGCTCCCTTCTCCGCCCTCGTTTGGGCCACCGCTCAGACCGCGCGGTTCGCGCGGGACATCGTGGTGGGAGTGGTGCATCTGCTGGCCACCGGGAGCTTCCTGGAGGGGCTCGCGGGTCCCGTGGGCGCGGTCCGCCTGCTGGGGGACGCGGCCCGAACAGGATTCGATTCCTACCTCTTCATGACCGCCTTCCTCAGTGTGATGGTAGGCTTCTTCAACCTGCTTCCGGTTCCCGCTCTCGACGGAGGGCGGCTTGCCTTCCTGCTCGTGGAGGCGGTACGGCGCCGGGCGGTGGATCCCCGGCGGGAGGGGTACGTACACCTCGTGGGGTTCGCCCTGCTCCTTCTGCTCATCCTTGTGCTGACCTACCGGGACATTCTACGATGGGCTGGCGGCACTGGGTTCTAG
- the pyrH gene encoding UMP kinase, producing the protein MANLRYRRIVLKLSGEELSGNGREILDPRVLELVAREVKAVWELGVQVALVVGGGNIVRGGELSRRLGIEKVTADYMGMLATVINALALQEILEGEGLATRVQTAIAMHEIAEPYIRRRAIRHLEKGRVVLFAAGTGNPYFTTDTAAALRAIEIEAGAVLMAKKGVAGVYDKDPARYPDAVLLDRLTYLEFLNRGIQQVVDATAVSLCMDNNMDIWVFRLTEPGNVERIVRGEHVGTLIGGML; encoded by the coding sequence ATGGCGAACCTCCGCTACCGCCGCATCGTCCTGAAGCTGAGCGGAGAGGAGCTGAGCGGGAACGGCCGGGAGATCCTGGATCCCCGGGTGTTGGAACTGGTGGCGCGGGAGGTGAAGGCCGTCTGGGAGCTGGGAGTCCAGGTGGCCCTGGTGGTGGGCGGTGGGAACATCGTGCGGGGAGGGGAGCTGAGCCGCCGGCTGGGCATCGAGAAGGTCACCGCGGATTACATGGGCATGCTGGCCACGGTCATCAACGCCCTCGCCCTTCAGGAGATCCTGGAAGGGGAAGGGCTTGCCACCCGGGTGCAGACCGCCATCGCCATGCACGAGATCGCGGAGCCCTACATCCGGCGCCGGGCGATCCGGCACCTTGAAAAGGGACGGGTGGTGCTGTTCGCGGCAGGTACAGGGAACCCCTACTTCACTACGGACACCGCCGCGGCCCTGCGGGCCATCGAGATTGAGGCGGGAGCCGTGCTCATGGCCAAGAAGGGAGTGGCAGGGGTCTACGATAAGGACCCGGCGCGCTACCCCGACGCGGTGCTGCTGGACCGTCTCACTTACCTGGAGTTCCTCAACCGGGGGATCCAACAGGTGGTGGACGCCACCGCGGTATCCTTGTGTATGGACAACAACATGGATATCTGGGTGTTCCGGCTGACGGAGCCGGGCAACGTGGAGCGCATCGTGCGGGGCGAGCATGTGGGGACCCTGATCGGAGGGATGCTGTGA
- a CDS encoding methionine adenosyltransferase encodes MRDRILVESLPGPPVSEHQMELVERKGVGHPDSICDAIMEQICVELCRVYLERTGTILHHNIDKALLVAGEAEVRLGGGEVREPMRLIFGDRATFRIQDVEIPVHEIATATAKRWIRENLRFVDPDRHVRYESLIRPGSPELVDIFHREEIGANDTSAAVGYAPLTITEQTVLEVERYMNGPEFKRIFPEAGEDIKVMGVRTGSTLHLTVAVAFVDRFVDSEATYFRRKAHMQETVLEFVRSRCPLEVELTINNADQPGRGLGGMYLTVTGTSAEGGDSGQVGRGNKVNGVIALNRPMGTEAAAGKNPVSHVGKIYTVLAHQMAQRVHEEVRGVRECYVWLASQIGEPIHRPRVAAAQVVFARGVQKERAFRQIREIMERELLRLPQLVQDLVAGKYAML; translated from the coding sequence ATGAGGGATCGCATCCTCGTGGAGTCGCTTCCCGGTCCTCCGGTCTCCGAGCACCAGATGGAGCTCGTGGAGCGGAAGGGGGTCGGACATCCGGACTCCATCTGTGACGCCATCATGGAACAGATCTGCGTGGAGCTCTGCCGGGTGTATCTGGAGCGCACGGGCACCATCCTGCACCACAACATCGACAAGGCCCTTCTGGTGGCCGGGGAGGCGGAGGTCCGCCTGGGAGGAGGAGAGGTCCGGGAGCCCATGCGCCTGATCTTCGGCGATCGGGCCACCTTTCGGATCCAGGACGTGGAGATTCCCGTACACGAGATCGCCACCGCCACGGCCAAGCGGTGGATCCGGGAAAACCTCCGGTTTGTGGACCCCGACCGGCACGTGCGCTACGAGAGCCTCATCCGTCCAGGTTCCCCGGAGCTGGTGGACATCTTCCACCGGGAGGAGATAGGGGCCAACGATACCTCCGCGGCCGTAGGCTACGCTCCCCTCACCATTACGGAGCAGACGGTGCTGGAGGTGGAGCGCTACATGAACGGTCCGGAGTTCAAGCGGATCTTCCCGGAGGCGGGAGAGGACATCAAGGTCATGGGGGTCCGGACGGGGTCCACCCTGCACCTCACCGTGGCCGTGGCCTTCGTGGATCGGTTCGTGGACAGCGAGGCCACATACTTCCGGCGGAAGGCCCACATGCAGGAGACGGTCCTGGAGTTCGTCCGCAGCCGGTGTCCCCTGGAGGTGGAGCTCACCATCAACAACGCAGATCAGCCCGGTCGGGGCCTGGGAGGGATGTACCTCACCGTCACCGGCACCTCCGCGGAGGGTGGTGACAGCGGACAGGTGGGCCGTGGGAACAAGGTGAACGGGGTCATCGCCCTGAACCGCCCCATGGGCACGGAGGCGGCCGCGGGCAAGAACCCCGTCTCCCACGTGGGGAAGATCTACACCGTGCTGGCCCACCAGATGGCCCAGAGGGTACATGAGGAGGTACGGGGCGTCCGGGAGTGCTACGTGTGGCTCGCGAGCCAGATCGGGGAACCCATCCACCGTCCGCGGGTCGCCGCGGCTCAGGTGGTCTTTGCGCGGGGTGTGCAGAAGGAGCGGGCGTTCCGGCAGATCCGGGAGATCATGGAGCGGGAACTCCTCCGCCTCCCCCAGCTCGTGCAAGACCTGGTGGCGGGGAAGTACGCCATGCTGTGA
- a CDS encoding 1-deoxy-D-xylulose-5-phosphate reductoisomerase — translation MRARRVVILGSTGSIGRQALKVAEAIPGRVQITGLGARRDVEALAEQVRRFQPEAVALSDPGAAQTFRAHVPEFRGAFRGGEGALEWLARWPEADLVLVALSGIAGLRPTLSAVEAGHDVALANKETLVAAGHLVRRAVAARGVRLIPVDGEHSAIFQVLEGRDPGTVARVVLTASGGPFLRRPLSSLHAVTPEEALQHPTWRMGPKVTVDSATLMNKGLEVIEARWLFDLPPDRIQVVIHPQSVVHGMVELVDGTVLAHLSPPDMRLFIQYAFTYPDRAEVSYARMDWSRPQALTFEPPDPRRFPCLNYAYEALGRGGTAPAVLNAANEVAVERFLRREITFVEIPKAVRMALDLHDPVPDPTLEEVLEADRWARALVRGL, via the coding sequence GTGAGGGCAAGGCGGGTGGTGATCCTGGGTTCCACCGGCTCCATCGGCCGCCAGGCCTTGAAGGTGGCCGAGGCGATCCCGGGCCGGGTGCAGATCACGGGGCTGGGAGCCCGGCGGGACGTGGAGGCCCTCGCAGAGCAGGTGCGCCGGTTTCAACCGGAGGCTGTGGCCCTGAGCGACCCGGGGGCCGCCCAGACCTTCCGGGCCCATGTGCCGGAGTTCCGGGGCGCTTTCCGAGGAGGGGAAGGGGCCCTGGAGTGGCTCGCCCGGTGGCCGGAAGCGGACCTCGTGCTCGTGGCCCTCAGCGGCATCGCGGGCCTACGCCCCACCCTGAGCGCCGTCGAAGCTGGGCACGACGTGGCGCTCGCCAACAAGGAAACCTTGGTGGCCGCAGGTCACCTGGTCCGCCGGGCTGTGGCGGCCAGGGGAGTCCGCCTGATCCCCGTGGACGGGGAGCACAGCGCCATCTTCCAGGTCTTGGAGGGGCGGGACCCCGGCACCGTGGCCCGGGTGGTGCTCACCGCTTCCGGGGGGCCCTTCCTGCGGCGGCCCCTCTCCTCCCTCCACGCCGTTACCCCGGAGGAGGCCTTGCAGCATCCCACCTGGCGGATGGGGCCCAAGGTCACCGTAGACAGCGCCACCCTCATGAATAAGGGTCTGGAGGTCATCGAGGCCCGGTGGCTGTTCGACCTCCCGCCAGACCGGATCCAGGTGGTGATCCACCCCCAGAGCGTGGTGCATGGGATGGTGGAGCTGGTGGACGGGACGGTCCTAGCGCATCTCAGCCCCCCGGATATGCGGCTTTTCATCCAGTACGCCTTCACCTACCCCGATCGGGCGGAGGTGTCGTATGCTCGAATGGACTGGAGCCGTCCTCAGGCGCTCACCTTTGAGCCGCCGGACCCCCGACGGTTTCCGTGCCTGAACTACGCGTATGAGGCCCTGGGACGGGGGGGAACGGCGCCCGCGGTGCTAAATGCGGCGAACGAGGTGGCGGTGGAGCGGTTCCTGAGGCGGGAGATAACGTTTGTGGAAATCCCGAAAGCGGTGCGGATGGCCCTGGATCTGCACGATCCTGTCCCGGATCCCACCCTGGAAGAGGTCCTGGAGGCGGACCGCTGGGCCCGGGCGTTGGTGAGGGGGCTTTGA
- the rpsB gene encoding 30S ribosomal protein S2, producing MSVVTMKQLLEAGVHFGHQTRRWNPKMARFIFTERNGIHIIDLQKTLPLLEEAYRFVRSVTAAGDQVLFVGTKKQAQDAIREEATRAGQPYVNQRWLGGLLTNFQTIRRRVDRLRELEMRRHLGELELLPKKEQVRVLEELERLEKYLGGIKNMPKLPGAVYVVDTRKEHIAVAEARKLRIPIVAIVDTNADPDEVDYPIPGNDDAIRAVRLVTTKMADACLEGIEERRKLLGEEAVAVPPAVPAPAEEPVPVEGLEEELETFDLESEMEEAFDLEEDEDL from the coding sequence ATGTCGGTGGTGACCATGAAGCAGCTGTTGGAGGCGGGGGTCCACTTTGGGCATCAGACCCGTCGATGGAACCCCAAGATGGCCCGCTTTATCTTCACGGAGCGCAACGGGATCCACATCATCGATCTCCAGAAGACCCTGCCGCTTCTGGAAGAGGCCTATCGGTTCGTGCGCAGCGTCACCGCAGCCGGGGATCAGGTGCTGTTCGTGGGCACGAAAAAGCAGGCCCAGGACGCCATCCGGGAGGAGGCCACGCGGGCAGGTCAGCCCTACGTAAACCAGCGGTGGCTAGGAGGGTTGTTGACGAACTTCCAGACCATCCGCCGCCGGGTGGATCGGCTGCGGGAACTGGAGATGCGCAGGCACCTGGGAGAACTCGAGCTTCTGCCCAAGAAGGAGCAGGTGCGGGTTCTGGAGGAGCTGGAGCGGCTGGAGAAGTACCTGGGTGGGATTAAGAATATGCCCAAGCTCCCCGGTGCGGTGTACGTGGTGGACACCCGGAAGGAGCACATCGCGGTGGCAGAGGCGCGGAAGCTGCGCATCCCCATCGTAGCCATCGTGGACACCAACGCGGATCCGGATGAGGTGGATTACCCCATCCCCGGGAACGATGACGCCATCCGGGCCGTACGGCTTGTGACCACCAAGATGGCGGACGCATGCCTGGAGGGCATCGAGGAACGGCGCAAGCTCCTCGGGGAGGAGGCGGTGGCGGTGCCACCCGCGGTACCCGCGCCCGCCGAGGAACCCGTGCCGGTCGAGGGCCTGGAGGAGGAGCTGGAGACCTTCGATCTGGAGTCGGAGATGGAGGAAGCCTTTGATCTCGAGGAGGATGAAGACCTGTGA
- a CDS encoding isoprenyl transferase codes for MSTASRPDPTSAPEAGSVLRSLGLDPRRIPHHVAIIMDGNGRWAMARGLDRIEGHRAGREAIRRTVRAARELGLRVLTLYAFSTENWRRPREEIEALCALYEQVLWEETPELAVQGVQIRIIGDRTRFPQSLQEAIRFAEETTRNNHAFVLVGALNYGGRAEITGAVREIAMAIASGRLRPEEVDEAVVARHLQTHPLPDPDLIIRTAGERRLSNFLIWQCAYTELYFTPVLWPEFDRETLIAAIRDYQRRVRRYGGLVPAEFDGAPGSGC; via the coding sequence GTGTCCACCGCATCTCGCCCCGATCCGACCTCTGCCCCAGAAGCCGGATCCGTTCTCCGGAGCCTGGGGCTCGATCCCCGCCGCATTCCCCACCACGTGGCCATCATCATGGACGGAAACGGCCGATGGGCCATGGCCCGGGGGCTTGACCGGATCGAGGGGCACCGGGCCGGTCGGGAGGCCATCCGTCGTACGGTTCGGGCGGCGCGGGAGCTGGGGCTCCGGGTGCTGACCCTGTACGCCTTCAGCACGGAGAACTGGCGGCGTCCCCGGGAGGAGATCGAAGCCCTGTGTGCGCTCTATGAGCAGGTCCTGTGGGAGGAAACCCCGGAACTCGCCGTGCAGGGAGTCCAGATCCGCATCATCGGCGATCGCACCCGGTTTCCCCAAAGCCTCCAGGAGGCCATCCGGTTTGCGGAGGAGACCACCCGGAACAACCACGCCTTCGTGCTGGTGGGGGCGTTGAACTACGGAGGCCGGGCGGAAATCACGGGGGCGGTCCGGGAGATCGCCATGGCCATCGCCTCGGGTCGGCTCCGGCCCGAGGAGGTGGACGAGGCGGTGGTGGCTCGGCACCTCCAGACCCATCCCCTTCCGGATCCCGACCTCATCATCCGAACCGCGGGGGAGCGGCGGCTGAGCAACTTCCTCATCTGGCAGTGCGCGTACACGGAGCTGTACTTCACCCCCGTCCTGTGGCCGGAGTTCGACCGGGAGACTCTCATCGCCGCCATCCGGGACTACCAGCGGCGGGTGCGTCGGTACGGTGGCCTCGTCCCCGCGGAGTTCGACGGCGCTCCCGGCTCGGGATGCTAG
- a CDS encoding PASTA domain-containing protein: MRDVVGYPLEEARAQLEAEGWRVEVQQTAPPRAGRGTGSQRVVRQRLRDGVVELVVSWEWYERLSPSPQGR; encoded by the coding sequence GTGCGGGACGTCGTGGGCTATCCCCTGGAGGAAGCGCGGGCACAGCTGGAGGCGGAAGGGTGGCGGGTGGAAGTCCAGCAGACCGCTCCTCCCCGGGCAGGACGGGGGACGGGTTCCCAGCGGGTGGTTCGCCAGCGGCTCCGGGACGGCGTGGTGGAGCTCGTGGTGAGCTGGGAGTGGTATGAACGGCTTTCCCCCTCCCCGCAAGGCCGCTGA
- the frr gene encoding ribosome recycling factor: MIQEVLADARQRMQKSVEATRRELAGLRTGRAHPGLVEHIRVEYYGTPVPLNQLATITAPEPRLLVIQPWDKSALRSIEKALLQSDLGLHPTSDGNVLRVPIPPLTEERRQDLVKLARKLAEEGRVAIRNIRREAKETIEELEDEGEISEDEARRAQEELQKLTDRFIEEIDALLQRKEAEILEV, from the coding sequence GTGATCCAGGAGGTCCTGGCGGACGCCCGGCAGCGGATGCAGAAGTCGGTGGAAGCTACCCGTCGGGAGCTCGCGGGGCTGCGCACGGGCCGGGCGCATCCGGGGCTGGTGGAGCACATCCGGGTCGAGTACTACGGTACCCCCGTTCCCCTGAACCAGCTGGCCACCATCACCGCTCCGGAACCGCGCCTGCTGGTCATTCAGCCCTGGGACAAATCCGCCCTGCGCAGCATCGAGAAAGCCCTCCTGCAGAGCGACCTCGGCCTCCATCCCACCTCGGATGGGAACGTCCTGCGGGTTCCCATCCCGCCCCTCACGGAGGAGCGCCGGCAGGATCTCGTGAAGCTGGCCCGGAAGCTGGCGGAGGAGGGACGTGTGGCCATCCGGAACATCCGGAGGGAGGCCAAGGAGACCATCGAGGAGCTGGAGGACGAGGGAGAGATCTCGGAGGATGAGGCCCGTCGTGCTCAGGAGGAACTCCAGAAGCTCACGGATCGGTTCATCGAGGAGATCGACGCCCTCCTCCAGCGCAAGGAGGCGGAGATCCTGGAGGTTTAG